The Desulfovibrio subterraneus genome has a segment encoding these proteins:
- the cutC gene encoding choline trimethylamine-lyase translates to MDLHDFSTKLAEATKNLTPTERASLKKIFEGVSAELTGKAPVAKADDHHEGCGIPDGPTERHLKLKEKFLTHVPSVTIHRARAITKIAKENPGIPAALLRAKTFRYCCETAPLVIQDHELIVGSPNGAPRAGAFAPDVAWRWLRDEMESIGTRAQDPFYISEEDKKILRDEIFPFWENKSVDELCEGQYREAGLWEMSAESYVSDCSYHAVNGGGDSNPGYDVILMKKGMLDIQHEAQEHLDHLDYANPDDIDKIYFYKSVIETAEGVMIYAKRLSQYAYELASKESDPKRKAELLKISEINARVPAHAPSNFWEAIQAVWTVESLLVVEENQTGMSIGRVDQYMYPFYRADIDSGRMTDYEAFDLAGCMLVKMSEMMWLTSEGASKFFAGYQPFVNMCVGGVTREGHDATNDLTYLLMDAVRHVRIYQPTLATRVHIKSPQKYLKKIVDVIRSGMGFPAVHFDDAHIKMMLAKGVSMEDARDYCLMGCVEPQKSGRLYQWTSTGYTQWPICIELVLNHGVPLWYGKQVTPDMGDLSQFDTYEKFEEAVKYQIKWITKNTSIATVISQRVHRDLAPKPLMSLMYEGCMEKGRDVSGGGAMYNFGPGVVWSGLATYVDSMAAIKKLVYDEKKYTLQQLNDALKVDFVGYDQIKADCLAAPKYGNDDDYADMIAADLVHFTEVEHRKFKTLYSVLSHGTLSISNNTPFGQLLGASANGRQAWAPLSDGISPTQGADYKGPTAIIKSVSKMANDNMNIGMVHNFKLMSGLLDNPEGENGLITLIRTACMLGNGEMQFNYLDNDTLIDAQKHPEKYRDLVVRVAGYSAFFVELCKDVQDEIISRTMLHSI, encoded by the coding sequence GTGGATCTTCACGATTTTTCGACCAAACTCGCAGAGGCGACCAAGAACCTGACTCCCACAGAGCGGGCTTCGCTGAAGAAGATTTTCGAAGGCGTTTCCGCAGAACTGACGGGCAAGGCTCCTGTTGCCAAAGCTGATGACCACCATGAAGGCTGCGGCATTCCGGATGGTCCCACCGAGCGTCACCTCAAGCTGAAGGAAAAGTTCCTCACGCATGTGCCCAGCGTTACCATTCACCGTGCCCGCGCAATCACCAAGATTGCCAAGGAGAATCCCGGTATCCCTGCTGCGCTGCTGCGTGCCAAGACCTTCCGCTACTGCTGCGAAACCGCACCACTGGTGATTCAGGACCACGAACTCATCGTCGGTTCGCCCAACGGCGCACCCCGCGCCGGTGCCTTTGCCCCCGACGTGGCATGGCGCTGGCTGCGTGACGAAATGGAAAGCATCGGCACCCGTGCTCAGGACCCCTTCTACATCTCCGAAGAAGACAAGAAGATCCTGCGCGACGAAATCTTCCCCTTCTGGGAAAACAAGTCCGTTGATGAACTGTGCGAAGGCCAGTACCGCGAAGCGGGCCTGTGGGAAATGTCCGCAGAATCCTACGTTTCCGACTGCTCCTACCACGCGGTGAACGGCGGTGGCGACTCCAACCCCGGTTACGACGTCATCCTGATGAAGAAGGGCATGCTGGACATTCAGCATGAAGCGCAGGAGCACCTTGATCATCTGGATTACGCAAACCCCGACGACATCGACAAGATCTACTTCTACAAGTCCGTCATCGAGACTGCAGAAGGCGTGATGATCTATGCCAAGCGCCTGTCCCAGTATGCCTACGAACTGGCATCCAAGGAAAGCGATCCCAAGCGCAAGGCTGAACTGCTGAAGATTTCCGAAATCAACGCCCGCGTGCCTGCCCATGCTCCCAGCAACTTCTGGGAAGCCATTCAGGCTGTCTGGACCGTCGAGTCTCTGCTCGTGGTTGAAGAAAACCAGACCGGCATGTCCATCGGCCGCGTTGACCAGTACATGTATCCCTTCTACCGCGCAGACATCGATTCCGGTCGCATGACCGATTACGAAGCCTTTGACCTTGCCGGTTGCATGCTCGTGAAGATGTCCGAAATGATGTGGCTCACCAGCGAAGGCGCTTCCAAGTTCTTTGCCGGCTACCAGCCCTTCGTGAACATGTGCGTGGGCGGCGTTACCCGTGAAGGGCATGACGCCACCAACGACCTGACCTACCTGCTCATGGACGCAGTGCGCCACGTGCGTATCTACCAGCCCACGCTGGCAACCCGTGTGCACATCAAGTCCCCGCAGAAGTATCTGAAGAAGATCGTGGACGTTATCCGCTCCGGCATGGGCTTCCCTGCCGTGCACTTTGACGATGCCCACATCAAGATGATGCTCGCCAAGGGCGTAAGCATGGAAGATGCCCGCGACTACTGCCTCATGGGTTGCGTTGAACCCCAGAAGTCCGGCCGTCTGTACCAGTGGACCTCCACCGGCTACACCCAGTGGCCCATCTGCATCGAGCTGGTGCTCAACCACGGCGTGCCGCTGTGGTACGGCAAGCAGGTTACTCCCGATATGGGCGACCTGAGCCAGTTCGACACCTACGAGAAGTTTGAAGAAGCCGTTAAGTACCAGATCAAGTGGATCACCAAGAACACCAGCATCGCTACTGTTATCTCCCAGCGTGTGCACCGTGATCTGGCACCCAAGCCGCTCATGTCCCTGATGTACGAAGGCTGCATGGAAAAGGGCCGCGACGTTTCCGGCGGCGGCGCCATGTACAACTTCGGCCCCGGCGTTGTGTGGAGCGGTCTGGCCACCTACGTGGACTCCATGGCTGCCATCAAGAAGCTGGTTTACGACGAGAAGAAGTACACCCTGCAGCAGCTGAATGATGCGCTGAAGGTTGACTTTGTGGGCTACGACCAGATCAAGGCCGACTGCCTTGCCGCACCCAAGTACGGCAACGACGACGACTATGCCGACATGATCGCTGCGGATCTCGTGCACTTCACCGAAGTGGAGCACCGCAAGTTCAAGACCCTGTACTCCGTGCTCAGCCATGGCACGCTGTCCATCTCCAACAACACCCCCTTCGGCCAGCTGCTTGGCGCTTCCGCCAACGGCCGCCAGGCATGGGCGCCGCTTTCCGACGGCATCAGCCCCACGCAGGGTGCGGACTACAAGGGCCCCACGGCCATTATCAAGTCCGTTTCCAAGATGGCCAACGACAACATGAACATCGGCATGGTGCACAACTTCAAGCTGATGTCCGGCCTGCTGGACAACCCCGAGGGCGAAAACGGTCTGATCACCCTGATCCGCACCGCATGCATGCTCGGCAACGGCGAAATGCAGTTCAACTACCTGGACAACGACACGCTGATCGATGCGCAGAAGCATCCTGAAAAGTATCGCGATCTCGTTGTGCGCGTGGCCGGCTACAGCGCCTTCTTCGTCGAACTCTGCAAGGACGTTCAGGACGAAATCATCAGCCGTACCATGCTGCATTCGATCTAA